One Thalassotalea hakodatensis DNA segment encodes these proteins:
- the cysN gene encoding sulfate adenylyltransferase subunit CysN, which produces MSHQSELIEQDIQAYLKQHENKELLRFLTCGSVDDGKSTLIGRLLHDSKMIFEDQLAAIEKDSKKSGTTGEAVDLALLVDGLQSEREQGITIDVAYRYFSTDKRKFIIADTPGHEQYTRNMATGASTCDLAIILIDARHGVQVQTRRHSFICSLLGIKHVLIAVNKMDLVDYSQDRYQEIKKEYREFADQLAFTDVRFVPISALRGDNVVEESEHMSWYPGATLMKLLNTVNVENNDTCTEFRFQVQYVNRPNLNFRGFSGTVGSGHIRVGDEIVALPSGKQSRIKSIVTFDGDLERADKGEAVTLTLEDEIDISRGEMIVRKGAVPLTSKEFNASVVWMHEDELETGREYYIKHGSKLTTGHVSNIAYKINVNTMETTAVSQLTLNEIGSVSFSVAESLHFDPYLENRATGAFIIIDRLSNITVGAGMITGAAESTDDHQFSEFEKEFNALVRKHFPHWGARDIAKLLK; this is translated from the coding sequence ATGAGTCACCAATCAGAATTAATTGAACAAGATATTCAAGCTTATTTAAAGCAACACGAAAATAAAGAACTACTGCGCTTTTTAACTTGTGGTAGTGTTGATGACGGAAAAAGTACGCTAATTGGCCGTTTGCTTCATGATTCAAAAATGATTTTTGAAGACCAACTTGCGGCGATTGAAAAAGATAGTAAAAAGTCGGGCACAACTGGTGAAGCGGTAGATTTGGCTTTACTGGTGGATGGTTTACAATCTGAACGTGAGCAAGGCATTACCATTGATGTTGCCTATCGTTATTTTTCAACCGATAAGCGTAAATTTATCATTGCTGATACCCCTGGTCATGAACAATATACGCGTAACATGGCTACGGGCGCTTCTACCTGTGATTTAGCGATTATTTTGATTGATGCACGTCATGGCGTTCAGGTTCAAACCCGCCGTCATTCTTTTATTTGTTCACTACTTGGTATCAAACACGTGTTAATTGCCGTGAACAAAATGGACTTAGTTGATTACAGCCAAGACCGTTATCAAGAGATTAAAAAAGAATATCGCGAGTTTGCCGATCAACTCGCTTTCACTGATGTTCGCTTTGTGCCTATTTCAGCGTTACGTGGCGATAATGTTGTTGAAGAAAGCGAGCATATGTCGTGGTACCCAGGTGCGACACTAATGAAGCTTTTAAATACAGTAAATGTTGAAAACAACGACACCTGTACTGAGTTTAGATTTCAAGTGCAATATGTAAACCGCCCAAATTTAAATTTCAGAGGCTTTTCAGGTACTGTTGGTTCAGGTCATATCAGGGTTGGTGATGAAATTGTAGCGTTACCCTCAGGCAAACAGTCGCGTATTAAATCTATTGTTACTTTTGATGGTGATTTAGAGCGGGCTGATAAAGGGGAAGCAGTCACGTTAACCCTTGAAGATGAAATTGATATTAGTCGCGGTGAGATGATTGTACGTAAAGGTGCTGTTCCTTTAACGTCGAAAGAATTTAATGCTTCTGTTGTTTGGATGCATGAAGACGAACTTGAAACCGGCCGTGAATATTACATTAAACATGGCAGCAAGCTCACCACCGGTCATGTATCAAATATTGCATATAAAATTAATGTAAATACCATGGAAACGACCGCCGTTAGTCAATTAACCTTAAACGAAATTGGTTCGGTTAGCTTCTCTGTGGCTGAGTCGTTGCATTTTGACCCGTACCTAGAAAACCGTGCTACTGGTGCGTTCATTATTATTGATCGATTGAGTAATATCACCGTAGGTGCAGGTATGATCACTGGGGCTGCAGAATCAACAGATGATCATCAATTTAGTGAATTTGAAAAGGAATTTAACGCCTTAGTACGTAAGCATTTCCCACATTGGGGGGCGCGTGATATTGCTAAACTCCTAAAGTAA
- a CDS encoding DHH family phosphoesterase — MHYDIFNGDADGIISLVQLRLANPKESTLITGVKRDISLLKHVDVAKAHSVTALDISMEKNIEALNELLANNVTVFYADHHRPGSIPTSDNLSAHIDTDANTCTALIVNQYLNQQFPLWAITAAYGDNMLEAAQALSDELNLSTNERDQLKRFGIYINYNGYGSSLEDLHFTPEQLFRELVKYSNPFDIINQPGSVFSQLEQAYHQDMANAEQAKVLAENDICKVIELPDEPWSRRVSGVLGNELANKTPNKAHAVFTLNLDHTYTVSLRAPLTNKQGAGDICARFATGGGRAAAAGINQLAAENVNAFVTAISDYYR; from the coding sequence ATGCATTACGATATTTTTAATGGCGATGCCGATGGTATTATTTCATTAGTACAACTACGTTTAGCCAATCCTAAAGAAAGTACCTTAATCACAGGTGTTAAACGCGATATTAGTTTGTTAAAACATGTTGATGTTGCAAAAGCTCATTCAGTAACGGCTTTAGATATTTCGATGGAAAAAAACATTGAAGCTCTGAATGAATTGCTAGCAAACAATGTAACCGTTTTTTATGCTGATCATCATCGTCCTGGCTCAATTCCAACATCCGATAACTTATCTGCGCATATCGATACTGACGCAAATACTTGTACGGCGTTAATTGTTAATCAGTATTTGAATCAGCAATTTCCATTGTGGGCGATTACCGCTGCTTACGGTGATAATATGCTAGAGGCTGCGCAAGCGTTGTCAGATGAACTTAACCTTTCAACCAATGAACGTGACCAATTAAAGCGTTTCGGTATTTATATAAATTATAATGGCTATGGTAGTTCACTCGAAGATTTGCATTTTACGCCTGAACAGCTGTTTAGAGAATTGGTAAAATATTCAAACCCTTTCGATATTATTAACCAACCAGGTTCTGTTTTTTCTCAATTAGAGCAAGCTTATCATCAAGACATGGCGAATGCTGAACAGGCAAAAGTATTGGCTGAGAATGACATCTGTAAAGTTATAGAGTTACCTGATGAGCCTTGGTCCAGACGTGTAAGTGGTGTATTAGGCAATGAACTTGCGAATAAAACACCTAATAAGGCGCATGCCGTGTTTACCCTTAACCTCGATCACACGTATACTGTAAGCTTAAGAGCGCCATTAACTAATAAACAAGGTGCTGGTGATATTTGCGCACGTTTTGCAACTGGTGGTGGTAGAGCGGCTGCAGCAGGTATTAATCAGTTAGCAGCGGAAAACGTTAACGCGTTTGTCACAGCAATTAGCGATTATTATCGTTAA
- a CDS encoding SLC13 family permease, whose translation MVASQWALIALFCLTFAGLIRYQRVPERVFALAMITCLGFSFVETDDVLANAVNPGLVTLILLVLASFSFERTSILRRLSAVMINGKPFISTVKTLVYTAIASAFMNNTAVVAALISTIKTNRVINPGKLLLPLSFAAILGGTLTLVGTSTNLIVNTMLIEQGSDGLGFFDFTPIGIVALIICLALILFRQHSLPDMEVEQLKNPDYLLEARVSNDSKMIGQTVEENGLRSLDTLFLVEVIRNGRLISPVAPDEVILRGDKLIFTGDVSKVKVLQQFDGLTLFAEQDGLLRDNLTEVLIKPDSAVVGKTLKRAGFRARFDAAVVAVRREGAALSGKLGSLIIQPGDFLVLAVGNDFSTRTNLSKNFYILSGHQPDNMLSGWRDSLTVFGFIAAVMASVLTEVSLLKVLMFYIALLVFTGCLTVNEIKRRFPLEIWMIVLGALTLAKALESSGVALLLANYIEHLLAGQSAYITLIVIFVVTLLITELVTNSAAAALIFPIAYNIALGLGVSPLPFVLAVAFAASGSFISPFGYQTNVMVYNAGNYKLLDVVKFGVPVSLAYSIVVLTLLPTFFPF comes from the coding sequence ATGGTAGCATCACAATGGGCATTGATTGCCCTTTTCTGTTTAACCTTTGCTGGGCTGATAAGGTATCAGCGGGTACCTGAACGTGTTTTTGCCTTGGCCATGATTACGTGTTTAGGTTTTTCTTTTGTTGAAACAGATGATGTATTAGCCAATGCCGTAAACCCAGGTCTAGTGACGTTAATATTATTGGTGTTGGCTTCTTTTTCTTTTGAACGCACCAGTATTTTACGCCGTCTTTCTGCTGTGATGATCAACGGTAAGCCGTTTATCTCTACAGTAAAAACCCTTGTCTATACTGCAATTGCATCTGCGTTTATGAATAACACTGCCGTTGTTGCTGCACTTATTTCTACCATTAAAACTAATCGTGTGATTAACCCAGGGAAACTTTTACTACCGTTATCATTTGCAGCAATTTTAGGTGGTACGCTTACCTTAGTTGGCACCTCAACAAATTTAATCGTTAATACCATGCTGATTGAGCAGGGGAGTGACGGCCTTGGCTTTTTTGATTTTACGCCGATAGGTATCGTTGCGTTAATCATTTGTTTAGCCTTAATTTTATTTAGACAACACTCTTTGCCTGATATGGAAGTTGAACAACTTAAAAACCCAGATTATTTACTAGAAGCACGTGTTAGTAACGACTCTAAAATGATAGGTCAAACAGTTGAAGAAAATGGTTTACGAAGTTTAGATACGTTATTTTTAGTCGAAGTGATTCGTAATGGCAGGCTGATATCTCCGGTGGCACCTGATGAAGTGATATTACGCGGTGATAAACTTATTTTTACTGGTGATGTGTCGAAAGTTAAGGTGTTACAACAATTTGATGGCTTAACGCTATTTGCCGAACAAGATGGTTTACTCAGAGATAATTTGACTGAAGTGTTAATTAAACCTGATTCAGCCGTGGTTGGTAAAACGTTAAAAAGAGCAGGCTTTCGTGCCAGATTTGATGCTGCTGTAGTGGCCGTTCGTCGTGAAGGTGCTGCGCTTTCAGGTAAATTAGGCTCATTGATTATTCAACCCGGCGACTTTCTTGTATTAGCCGTGGGGAATGACTTTAGTACACGTACTAACTTAAGTAAGAACTTTTACATCTTATCGGGGCACCAACCCGATAATATGCTTTCTGGTTGGCGTGATTCGTTAACCGTTTTTGGTTTTATCGCTGCGGTTATGGCGTCAGTACTAACAGAAGTATCTTTATTAAAAGTGTTGATGTTTTATATCGCGTTGTTGGTTTTTACGGGTTGCTTAACGGTGAATGAAATAAAGCGACGCTTTCCACTGGAAATTTGGATGATAGTGTTAGGGGCGCTTACTTTAGCTAAAGCACTTGAATCAAGTGGTGTGGCGTTATTATTAGCAAATTATATTGAGCATTTACTTGCTGGGCAAAGCGCTTATATCACGTTGATTGTGATTTTTGTCGTTACACTACTAATTACAGAGCTAGTGACAAACAGTGCCGCAGCTGCGCTTATTTTTCCTATTGCGTATAATATTGCATTAGGTTTAGGAGTTAGCCCATTACCCTTCGTATTAGCTGTTGCTTTTGCCGCAAGTGGTAGCTTCATTAGCCCCTTTGGCTACCAAACCAATGTTATGGTTTACAATGCGGGTAATTATAAGTTGCTTGATGTGGTGAAATTTGGCGTGCCGGTTTCATTGGCTTATTCGATTGTCGTGTTAACTTTGTTACCTACTTTCTTTCCTTTTTAA
- a CDS encoding BatD family protein, whose protein sequence is MVKVLTALLTLFITVNAYALTEVTATIDKNPVIVNESFVLTVVANDDVDTNALDTSALMQDFIVGRTSVSSQTSMVNFKTTRTTRWTTVLIARKAGNYTIPPLTVDGVTTKPIDVKVINASENNTDTQQTLFITTDISAKDVYVQQQLTLTIKLHFAAELKRGSLTEPELEGANITQVGKDKEGETIINGIRYRVIERTYAISPQKSGEFTLKSPVFSGEIMVPSTRRNSFLSFAETKPVSVIGEEIPINVNAIPTNYQGTWLPSELLSIHQEWQPNVTEFKVGEPITRVITLTAAGLSEEQLPELEMLLPAGLKVYPDQAELHTGMNNNRLVSQKVRNFAIVANKPGNYQLPEMVIPWWNTVTNEYQEAVIPAQIITIAANTEQPEFVLPPNEAQITPTQTPIEKTVYVEKASILQWVFLALWLLTLLAWLITYQKQKSTQKTAVVSKVNDHYLGLLAACKKHNSEQVFTHLLPWYNSLNLQSVSTISQLLASTNNQPLIAAIEELQLAKYGQAPIAWQGDNLAKAIQQVNKTQSTQQQNNGFQLNP, encoded by the coding sequence GTGGTAAAAGTTTTAACCGCCCTTTTAACGTTATTTATTACAGTAAATGCGTACGCGTTAACTGAAGTTACTGCAACTATCGACAAAAACCCAGTGATTGTTAATGAGTCATTCGTATTAACGGTAGTCGCAAATGATGATGTTGACACGAACGCTTTAGATACATCAGCGTTGATGCAAGATTTTATCGTAGGCCGTACCTCAGTTAGTTCGCAAACGAGCATGGTAAACTTTAAAACAACTCGCACCACCCGTTGGACGACAGTATTAATTGCCAGAAAGGCAGGAAATTACACGATTCCACCACTAACAGTGGATGGCGTAACCACCAAACCAATAGACGTAAAAGTCATTAACGCAAGCGAAAACAATACCGACACACAGCAAACGTTGTTTATCACAACGGATATTTCTGCAAAAGATGTCTATGTTCAACAACAATTAACGTTGACCATTAAGTTACATTTCGCTGCGGAATTAAAAAGAGGCAGCCTAACAGAACCCGAACTTGAAGGCGCAAATATCACTCAAGTAGGTAAAGACAAGGAAGGTGAAACAATCATCAATGGCATTCGTTATCGAGTTATTGAACGAACCTATGCTATTAGCCCGCAAAAAAGCGGTGAATTTACGTTAAAATCACCAGTATTTTCAGGCGAAATCATGGTGCCTTCAACGCGTAGAAATAGCTTTTTAAGCTTTGCAGAAACGAAACCTGTCAGTGTCATCGGAGAAGAAATTCCCATTAACGTTAACGCGATTCCGACAAACTATCAAGGTACATGGTTACCTAGCGAGTTATTATCCATTCACCAAGAATGGCAGCCAAACGTTACGGAGTTTAAAGTCGGTGAACCCATTACACGGGTGATCACATTAACCGCTGCGGGGCTATCAGAAGAACAGTTACCAGAATTAGAAATGTTATTACCTGCAGGGTTGAAGGTATACCCAGATCAAGCTGAACTTCACACAGGTATGAATAACAATCGATTAGTCAGTCAAAAGGTTCGTAACTTTGCCATCGTTGCCAATAAACCTGGAAATTACCAGTTGCCTGAAATGGTTATCCCTTGGTGGAACACCGTGACCAATGAATATCAAGAAGCAGTCATTCCAGCACAAATTATTACCATAGCGGCGAATACTGAACAACCTGAGTTTGTTTTACCACCAAACGAAGCACAAATAACGCCAACACAAACCCCGATTGAAAAAACAGTATACGTAGAAAAAGCCTCTATACTTCAATGGGTATTTCTCGCATTGTGGCTGTTAACATTATTGGCATGGTTGATTACGTATCAAAAACAAAAAAGTACGCAAAAAACAGCGGTTGTATCCAAGGTAAATGATCACTACTTAGGACTTTTAGCGGCCTGTAAAAAACATAATAGCGAACAAGTTTTTACCCATTTACTGCCTTGGTATAACAGTTTAAATCTACAATCAGTTTCTACTATTAGTCAGTTACTAGCATCAACAAATAATCAACCGCTTATCGCTGCCATTGAAGAACTGCAACTTGCAAAATATGGACAAGCCCCCATTGCATGGCAGGGTGACAATCTAGCGAAAGCAATCCAGCAAGTAAATAAAACCCAAAGTACACAACAACAGAACAATGGTTTTCAACTTAACCCATAA
- a CDS encoding DUF3379 family protein, giving the protein MDDLQFRREIYADPKSNSPEILKAKSTDPAKLKFAQEVEALDDKISNALNIPVPDDLCQTLILRQSLASHQQQKRKKYIRVALAASITLAIGLTVNQLQFSHAYDSVGDYAIAHVNHEAKYFSNSIEANIPLGALNKKMASFNGSFTDSMGDLLMAEFCRFDGIKSLHMVFRGKNSPVNIFVVPQSKHLSYKTVFDNHQYNGIVSSTNDSHIIVVGDKAEPLKQWQLKLQNQLRWFS; this is encoded by the coding sequence ATGGATGATTTGCAATTTAGACGTGAAATTTATGCAGATCCCAAATCCAATTCGCCTGAAATACTTAAGGCGAAGAGTACAGATCCTGCAAAATTAAAATTTGCACAAGAAGTAGAGGCACTCGATGATAAAATCTCAAATGCGCTTAATATTCCTGTGCCTGATGACCTTTGTCAAACATTGATCTTACGTCAATCATTGGCAAGTCATCAGCAACAAAAACGCAAGAAGTATATTAGAGTAGCGCTTGCTGCTTCCATCACCTTGGCAATTGGCCTAACAGTTAATCAATTGCAGTTTTCTCATGCTTATGACTCGGTTGGTGATTACGCTATTGCTCACGTTAATCATGAAGCAAAATACTTCTCTAACAGTATAGAAGCTAATATTCCCTTAGGCGCACTTAACAAAAAAATGGCATCATTTAACGGAAGCTTTACCGATTCAATGGGAGACTTATTAATGGCAGAATTTTGCCGATTTGACGGTATAAAAAGCTTACATATGGTATTTCGAGGCAAAAATAGCCCCGTGAATATTTTTGTCGTACCTCAAAGTAAACATTTATCCTATAAAACCGTTTTTGATAATCATCAATACAACGGCATAGTTAGCAGCACTAATGATAGCCACATAATTGTTGTTGGGGATAAAGCTGAGCCGTTAAAGCAATGGCAGCTAAAATTACAAAATCAGTTACGATGGTTTTCATAA
- a CDS encoding EAL and HDOD domain-containing protein codes for MYFYAARQPILDKEKQLFAYELLFRDNINNVFPDIDGDEATSKMIDASKFNMGISEFTGKKPAFINFTLETLSKGLPEMLTPEEIVVEILETVKPGKKLLALCQSLFEKGYTLALDDYEHQNVWAHFYPFIKIIKIDWQTTSIEQIKQIKVAISAHDHIQLLAEKVETHEEYHQAQELGFELFQGFFFAKPEMIKTKSLSPSQMAMAELLYETSKPELDLGAITDVFERDVTLSYKLLRYANSAIFKRRNEISTIKQALVTLGSGELKRFLGLLFATNVNPDKPNELINAAMTRAKFCEMISKDINAPIDTSIAFLTGLLSLIDAILDEELSSIMDKLPLAQEIKDALITKKGVLAALVILVEQIEHADWEKTNKVMEKLDLKKEPVLESYNDAIAWADEQCQLST; via the coding sequence ATGTATTTTTACGCAGCTCGCCAACCCATCTTAGATAAAGAAAAGCAATTGTTTGCCTATGAGTTACTTTTTCGTGACAACATCAACAATGTTTTCCCTGATATCGATGGTGATGAAGCGACCAGCAAGATGATTGATGCTAGTAAATTCAACATGGGGATCAGCGAATTTACAGGCAAAAAACCTGCGTTTATTAATTTTACATTGGAAACACTCAGCAAAGGCCTTCCGGAAATGCTAACGCCGGAAGAAATCGTTGTTGAAATATTAGAAACCGTTAAACCAGGGAAAAAACTGTTAGCACTTTGTCAGTCTTTATTTGAAAAAGGTTACACCCTTGCATTAGATGATTATGAGCATCAAAATGTTTGGGCCCATTTTTACCCGTTTATAAAGATCATTAAAATTGATTGGCAAACCACAAGTATTGAACAAATTAAGCAGATAAAAGTGGCGATTTCAGCCCATGACCATATTCAATTACTCGCTGAAAAAGTCGAGACTCACGAAGAGTATCATCAAGCACAAGAACTTGGTTTTGAACTTTTTCAAGGTTTTTTCTTTGCTAAGCCAGAGATGATAAAAACTAAATCATTATCCCCATCACAAATGGCAATGGCTGAACTATTATATGAAACATCAAAGCCAGAACTTGATCTTGGCGCCATTACTGATGTATTTGAACGTGATGTAACCCTATCTTATAAACTATTACGTTATGCGAACTCTGCTATTTTTAAACGACGTAATGAAATCTCAACCATTAAACAAGCGCTGGTTACGCTAGGATCTGGCGAACTTAAACGTTTTTTAGGGCTATTATTTGCGACTAATGTTAATCCAGATAAACCCAATGAATTAATCAACGCGGCCATGACGCGAGCAAAATTTTGCGAAATGATATCAAAAGATATAAATGCCCCTATAGATACCTCTATTGCCTTCTTAACGGGCTTATTATCATTAATTGATGCGATACTTGATGAAGAGCTTTCAAGCATTATGGACAAGCTACCATTAGCGCAAGAGATAAAAGATGCGCTGATCACCAAAAAAGGTGTACTTGCAGCGTTAGTGATCCTTGTTGAGCAAATTGAACACGCCGACTGGGAAAAAACCAATAAAGTCATGGAAAAACTAGACTTAAAAAAAGAGCCTGTTTTAGAAAGTTATAATGATGCTATTGCTTGGGCTGATGAACAATGTCAATTATCGACATAA
- a CDS encoding sigma-70 family RNA polymerase sigma factor, with translation MATKQVRYEALVKALHGDLYRYAFWLTHDRQVSEDLVQETFLRAWRALDSLKDEKAAKSWLITILRRENARRFERKRFEMSEYEEATIQDVKSTNAEQEIENQWLRDKIAKMPEEYREPLVLQVIGGFSGEEIATMLSLNKNTVMTRLFRARNQLKDALEDEPIMRGFQNG, from the coding sequence ATGGCGACAAAACAAGTTAGATATGAAGCACTCGTGAAGGCATTACATGGCGATCTTTATCGTTATGCCTTTTGGCTCACACATGACCGTCAAGTGTCAGAAGATTTAGTGCAAGAAACCTTTTTACGTGCATGGCGAGCATTAGATTCATTAAAAGATGAAAAAGCGGCGAAGTCATGGTTAATTACTATTTTACGTAGAGAAAACGCAAGACGTTTCGAACGTAAAAGATTTGAGATGAGTGAGTATGAAGAAGCAACAATACAAGATGTAAAATCCACTAACGCTGAACAAGAAATTGAAAATCAATGGCTAAGAGATAAAATTGCTAAAATGCCTGAAGAATATAGAGAGCCTCTGGTACTGCAAGTGATCGGCGGCTTTAGCGGTGAAGAAATCGCAACCATGTTATCTCTTAATAAAAATACCGTGATGACTCGGCTATTTCGCGCGAGAAATCAATTAAAAGACGCACTAGAAGACGAACCAATTATGCGAGGTTTCCAAAATGGATGA
- the galE gene encoding UDP-glucose 4-epimerase GalE, which translates to MKLLITGGTGYIGSHTVVELLSLGHDVVIVDNLINSSELVLSRIEKITGKVPQFVKADICDRNALNDVFSTYKPEAVVHFAGLKAVGESNEIPLSYYHNNVTGSVVLFEVMAAHNVKKLVFSSSATVYGENNVSPLDEAMPTSATNPYGRTKLMIEEILFDLAKSDADWSIINLRYFNPIGAHQSGLIGEDPNDIPNNLLPYVSQVAIGRLAQLQVFGDDYDTPDGTGVRDYIHVVDLALGHIKALEALSTHSGCQAINLGTGNGTSVLEIVNGFSHISGKEVPYKVASRRAGDIATVYANAALAKEVLDWKAERNLTEMLEDTWRWQSTNPEGYTN; encoded by the coding sequence ATGAAGTTATTAATTACAGGTGGTACGGGCTATATTGGCAGCCATACAGTTGTTGAATTATTATCTTTAGGACATGATGTTGTTATTGTTGATAATTTAATTAATTCTTCGGAACTCGTTTTATCTCGTATCGAAAAAATTACCGGTAAAGTGCCGCAATTTGTCAAAGCTGATATATGCGATCGCAATGCCTTAAATGATGTTTTCTCGACGTATAAACCTGAAGCAGTTGTACATTTTGCTGGGCTAAAAGCCGTTGGTGAGTCTAATGAGATTCCACTGAGTTATTACCATAATAATGTAACAGGTTCAGTGGTGTTATTCGAAGTGATGGCTGCTCATAACGTTAAAAAGTTGGTGTTTAGTTCTTCTGCAACCGTTTATGGTGAAAATAATGTATCACCGCTTGATGAAGCAATGCCTACTTCAGCGACAAACCCTTATGGTCGCACTAAGTTAATGATCGAAGAAATTTTATTTGATTTAGCCAAAAGCGACGCGGATTGGTCGATTATAAATTTACGATATTTTAACCCTATTGGTGCACATCAATCAGGGCTTATTGGCGAAGATCCTAACGATATTCCCAATAATTTACTTCCTTATGTTTCTCAGGTAGCGATTGGTCGTTTAGCACAATTACAAGTGTTTGGTGACGATTATGACACACCTGATGGAACAGGTGTTCGTGACTATATTCATGTGGTTGATTTGGCGTTAGGGCATATTAAAGCGTTGGAAGCGTTATCAACTCACTCTGGTTGCCAAGCAATAAATCTTGGCACTGGTAACGGTACCTCAGTTTTAGAAATAGTTAATGGGTTTAGCCATATTAGTGGTAAGGAAGTCCCTTATAAGGTTGCTTCTCGACGTGCAGGGGATATTGCAACAGTATATGCGAATGCAGCGTTGGCTAAAGAGGTGCTAGATTGGAAAGCAGAGCGAAATTTAACTGAAATGCTAGAAGATACTTGGCGTTGGCAGTCTACGAACCCTGAAGGGTACACAAACTAA
- the cysC gene encoding adenylyl-sulfate kinase has product MKTENTVWHQQQINKVQRANIKKQRPCLLWYTGLSGSGKSTVANAVDALLFERQCHTYLLDGDNVRHGLNGDLSFSDEDRIENIRRISEVSKLFVDAGLIVSTAFISPFASDRKMAREKLATGEFLEVYIDTPISVCEQRDPKGLYKKARAGEIKDFTGIDSDYDIPSAPEIHIKTAELTIVECAQQVVQFLEDNHYISTGS; this is encoded by the coding sequence ATGAAAACTGAAAATACCGTTTGGCATCAACAACAAATTAATAAGGTACAACGGGCTAATATTAAAAAACAACGTCCTTGTTTATTATGGTATACCGGTTTAAGCGGGTCAGGAAAATCTACGGTTGCAAATGCAGTGGATGCGTTGCTGTTTGAACGTCAATGTCATACGTATTTGCTTGATGGTGATAATGTACGACATGGCTTGAATGGTGATTTATCGTTTAGTGATGAAGATCGTATTGAAAATATTCGCCGGATTAGTGAAGTATCAAAATTGTTTGTTGATGCGGGGCTAATTGTCTCTACTGCGTTTATTTCACCTTTTGCGTCAGATAGAAAAATGGCACGTGAAAAACTAGCAACGGGTGAGTTCTTAGAAGTGTATATTGATACGCCGATTAGTGTCTGTGAGCAACGTGATCCAAAAGGCTTGTATAAAAAAGCCCGTGCCGGAGAAATAAAAGACTTTACCGGTATTGATTCTGATTATGATATCCCTTCGGCACCAGAAATACATATTAAAACGGCAGAATTGACAATCGTTGAATGTGCCCAACAAGTTGTACAATTTTTAGAAGACAACCATTATATTTCAACAGGTTCATAA
- the cysD gene encoding sulfate adenylyltransferase subunit CysD: MTIQTHLKKLEAESIHIIREVAAEFDKPVMLYSVGKDSAVLLHLARKAFAPGKIPFPLLHVDTTWKFKEMIAFRDRMAKDYGFELLVHQNPDGIAMDINPFVHGSAKHTDIMKTQGLKQALDKYGFDAAFGGARRDEEKSRAKERVYSFRDKNHRWDPKSQRPELWNVYNGKVDKGESIRVFPLSNWTELDIWQYIYLESIDIVPLYLSAKRPVVERDGTLIMVDDERMPLEEGEEIQMKSVRFRTLGCYPLTGAVESEAASLPEIIQEMLLTKTSERQGRVIDHDSAGSMEKKKMEGYF, translated from the coding sequence ATGACGATTCAAACGCATTTAAAAAAGCTTGAAGCTGAGTCTATCCACATTATTCGTGAAGTTGCCGCTGAATTTGACAAACCAGTGATGCTTTATTCTGTAGGTAAAGATTCCGCCGTTTTATTACATTTAGCGAGAAAAGCGTTCGCACCCGGGAAAATACCATTCCCGTTATTGCATGTTGATACCACATGGAAGTTTAAAGAAATGATAGCCTTTCGCGATCGCATGGCGAAAGATTATGGATTTGAATTGTTAGTACATCAAAATCCTGATGGTATCGCGATGGATATCAATCCTTTTGTCCATGGCAGTGCAAAACACACTGATATTATGAAAACGCAAGGGTTAAAACAAGCGCTTGATAAATATGGCTTTGATGCCGCATTTGGTGGTGCACGTCGCGATGAAGAAAAATCGCGCGCGAAAGAACGTGTGTATTCGTTCCGTGATAAAAATCATCGCTGGGACCCGAAAAGTCAACGCCCTGAGCTTTGGAATGTCTACAACGGTAAAGTAGATAAAGGTGAGAGCATTCGAGTGTTTCCTTTATCAAATTGGACCGAACTTGATATTTGGCAATATATTTATTTAGAAAGTATTGACATTGTGCCGTTGTATTTATCGGCAAAACGACCTGTTGTAGAACGCGACGGTACGTTAATCATGGTAGATGATGAGCGCATGCCTCTAGAAGAAGGCGAAGAAATACAAATGAAAAGTGTTCGTTTTAGAACACTTGGCTGTTACCCATTAACTGGTGCAGTTGAATCAGAAGCGGCAAGTTTGCCGGAAATTATTCAAGAAATGTTGTTAACAAAAACCTCTGAACGTCAAGGTCGTGTGATTGACCATGATTCAGCGGGTTCTATGGAGAAAAAGAAAATGGAAGGTTATTTCTAA